Proteins from one Carassius auratus strain Wakin unplaced genomic scaffold, ASM336829v1 scaf_tig00005954, whole genome shotgun sequence genomic window:
- the LOC113071095 gene encoding uncharacterized protein LOC113071095 — MESGLTDDNLNYQTRGRQKKKLSRDERTEKSDKPTEAAPTVSIALAKAKAETDTWKVKCQYLQEKIEDLTKDRDFLRQQLSEAIKMDNNIPDRIKDKPADIPKRMKIDSEITDPWQMVKRYKSVLEFFKRGSNMAEAFRKYGVHNRTQFRNTIVQSAAIAELAIAAPEKYAEINEKQEKGEKLSNITQKCQDAIMADENIANIIQTMKTDGKLLPIRK; from the exons ATGGAGAGTGGACTGACAGATGACAATTTAAACTATCAGACCAGAGGGAGACAGAAGAAAAAACTGTCTCGGGATGAACGCACAGAAAAATCCG atAAACCCACTGAAGCAGCGCCCACTGTGTCTATAGCTTTGGCTAAAGCCAAGGCAGAGACTGACACCTGGAAGGTGAAATGTCAGTATCTGCAGGAGAAAATAGAAGATTTAACAAAAGATCGAGATTTCCTTAGACAACAGCTGTCAGAAG CCATCAAAATGGACAACAACATTCCTGACAGAATTAAAGATAAGCCTGCAGACATCCCCAAAAGAATGAAAATCGATTCAGAAA TTACTGATCCATGGCAGATGGTAAAGCGGTAcaaatcagtcctggagttttTCAAAAGAGGAAGCAACATGGCAGAAGCTTTCCGGAAGTATGGTGTACACAATCGTACACAATTCCGGAACACAATCGTGCAGAGTGCAGCTATTGCTGAACTGGCGATTGCAGCACCAGAGAAATATGCAGAAATCAATGAAAAACAGGAAAAGGGAGAGAAATTATCAAACATAACCCAGAAATGTCAAGACGCAATCATGGCCGATGAGAACATTGCAAACATAATACAAACAATGAAAACGGATGGGAAGTTGCTTCCAATAAGAAAATAG